The Brasilonema sennae CENA114 genome includes a region encoding these proteins:
- a CDS encoding non-ribosomal peptide synthetase, with protein MITEEFLANLQTKGVKIWIDGDQLGCRAPKGVMTAAIQQELLKRKTEILAFLKEAQTATQSTSFPLIPVSRDGELPLSFAQQRMWFLHQLDKESPFYNESLQLRINGKLSVTALEQSINEIIRRHEALRTTFTVIEGVPFQAISPTFTITIPVVDLQGLKEADIQQIVTQEVRQPFDLGIAPLLRATLLRQEAESHLLILTMHHIITDGWSMGIFFKELEVLYDAFSKGEPNPLPELTVQYADFALWQRQWLTKEVLEKQLDYWKQQLVNAPPLLELPTDYPRPPVQTFSGATKKFQLPEHLTFELVTLSQKSGVTLFMTLLAAFAVLLHRYSGVDDICIGSPFANRNRQEIDPLIGCFVNTLVLRTQIEDNPSFSQFLQQVRSVVWDAHAQQDIPFEQVVEALQPERSLGYNPLFQVMFVLENFSLDTLELPGISLTPEMVERGTSQCDLSLSIWQTQEGLIGSWEYNSDLFEADTIARMTGHFQTLLETIVSDPNHRVGKLPLLTESERHQLLVEWNNTQVDYPQDKCIHQLFEEQVERTPNAVAVVFDNQQLTYQQLNTQANQLAHYLRSLGVKADVLVGICVERSVEMIVGILGILKAGGAYVPLDPEYPQERLSFMLEDTQLSVILSQEKLVSKLGDREARQLFADCKASVICLDSNWDIINQQTKYNPTTSIKPDNLAYVMYTSGSTGQPKGVSIIHRGVVRLVKQTDYISISTQDVIAQASNYAFDAATFEIWGALLNGARLVGVSKELAISPKDFAAFIKAQTISVLFLTTALFNQIAQEVPSAFNSLRHLLFGGEAVDPKWVKKVLDNGAPQRLLHVYGPTENTTFTSWYLVQDVPEDATTIAIGRPIANTQVYILDKNLQPVTVGVPGELHIGGAGLAQGYFNRPETTAEKFIEIELFNKVERLYKTGDLVRYLPDGNIEYVGRIDNQVKIRGFRIELGEIETVVSQYPHVQASCVIAREDTPGDKRLVAYIVPQKEQTCTSTSLSTLTVSELRSFLKQKLPEYMVPSAIVILEALPLTPNGKVDRHALPVPDFYSEVADKYVAPRTSIEKTLAQIWAQVLKVEQVGIHDNFFELGGHSLLAIQVLSEINSAFGLDLSIQIMFESPTVAGIAAYIEVVDLVTQNLSIKEVGSEVVEF; from the coding sequence ATGATCACAGAAGAGTTTTTAGCTAACCTGCAAACAAAAGGTGTAAAAATCTGGATTGACGGAGATCAACTTGGCTGTCGCGCCCCTAAAGGAGTGATGACAGCAGCCATACAGCAGGAACTGCTAAAACGAAAAACAGAAATCCTTGCTTTTCTTAAAGAAGCTCAAACAGCCACACAATCTACCTCTTTCCCCCTAATACCAGTTTCTAGAGATGGGGAGTTGCCTTTATCTTTTGCTCAACAGAGGATGTGGTTTCTTCATCAGTTGGATAAGGAAAGCCCATTCTACAATGAAAGTCTCCAATTACGGATTAATGGCAAGCTTTCCGTGACAGCCTTAGAACAGAGCATCAACGAAATAATCCGCCGTCACGAAGCCTTACGGACTACCTTTACTGTTATTGAGGGCGTTCCTTTTCAAGCGATCTCGCCCACCTTTACCATCACCATACCAGTGGTGGACTTACAAGGTTTAAAAGAAGCTGATATTCAACAAATAGTCACTCAAGAAGTTCGCCAACCCTTTGACTTGGGTATCGCTCCTTTGTTGCGAGCTACTCTACTGCGCCAGGAAGCAGAATCTCACTTGTTAATCTTGACCATGCACCACATCATTACTGATGGCTGGTCAATGGGGATATTCTTCAAAGAGTTAGAAGTCCTTTATGACGCTTTTAGTAAAGGTGAACCAAATCCCTTACCAGAGTTAACAGTACAATACGCGGATTTTGCGCTTTGGCAACGCCAGTGGTTAACTAAAGAAGTTCTAGAAAAGCAACTTGATTACTGGAAACAACAGTTAGTTAATGCACCGCCTTTATTGGAGTTGCCAACGGATTATCCTCGTCCACCAGTGCAGACTTTCTCTGGTGCTACTAAAAAATTTCAACTCCCAGAGCATTTAACTTTCGAGCTGGTAACCCTCAGCCAAAAGTCTGGTGTCACCTTGTTTATGACGCTGCTGGCAGCTTTTGCAGTTTTACTCCATCGCTATAGTGGTGTAGATGATATTTGTATCGGTTCGCCTTTTGCTAACCGCAATCGTCAAGAAATTGACCCACTAATTGGCTGTTTTGTCAACACTTTAGTGTTGCGTACTCAAATCGAAGATAATCCTAGCTTCTCTCAATTCCTCCAACAAGTCCGCTCTGTTGTCTGGGATGCTCACGCACAGCAAGACATACCATTTGAGCAAGTGGTAGAAGCACTACAGCCAGAACGTTCTCTTGGCTACAACCCCCTGTTTCAGGTGATGTTTGTTCTGGAAAATTTCTCGCTCGATACTTTAGAGTTACCTGGTATTAGTCTGACTCCAGAGATGGTAGAACGAGGTACGTCTCAGTGCGATTTGAGCTTGTCGATTTGGCAGACACAAGAGGGATTAATTGGCTCATGGGAATATAACAGCGATTTGTTTGAGGCAGATACAATTGCTAGGATGACAGGTCATTTTCAGACTTTGTTAGAAACAATAGTCAGCGATCCCAATCACAGAGTTGGAAAATTACCTTTGCTAACTGAGTCAGAACGACATCAGTTATTAGTGGAATGGAATAATACTCAGGTAGACTATCCTCAAGATAAGTGTATCCATCAGTTGTTTGAGGAACAGGTAGAGCGCACTCCAAATGCTGTGGCGGTGGTGTTTGACAATCAACAACTCACTTATCAACAATTGAACACCCAAGCTAATCAGTTGGCACATTACTTGCGCTCACTGGGTGTGAAAGCCGATGTGCTGGTGGGTATTTGTGTGGAACGCTCAGTAGAAATGATTGTGGGTATACTGGGCATTCTCAAGGCGGGTGGGGCTTATGTGCCACTTGATCCAGAGTATCCCCAAGAGCGTTTAAGCTTTATGCTTGAAGATACTCAGCTATCAGTGATATTGAGTCAGGAAAAGTTAGTTAGTAAGCTGGGCGATCGCGAAGCGCGGCAGCTATTCGCTGATTGCAAAGCTAGTGTCATTTGCTTAGACTCAAACTGGGATATCATCAATCAACAAACAAAATACAACCCGACTACCAGCATCAAACCTGATAACTTAGCTTATGTAATGTACACAAGCGGTTCTACAGGTCAACCCAAAGGTGTTAGTATTATCCATCGAGGTGTAGTTCGATTAGTCAAACAAACCGACTATATCAGCATTTCTACTCAAGATGTCATTGCACAAGCCTCAAATTACGCCTTCGACGCTGCGACTTTTGAAATTTGGGGAGCCTTACTAAATGGAGCGCGGTTGGTAGGGGTGAGCAAAGAGTTAGCAATTTCGCCCAAAGATTTCGCAGCCTTTATTAAAGCGCAAACTATCAGCGTTTTATTCTTAACAACCGCGTTGTTCAATCAAATTGCTCAAGAAGTACCCTCTGCTTTCAATTCACTACGGCATCTTTTATTTGGAGGCGAGGCTGTCGATCCTAAATGGGTGAAAAAAGTACTGGACAATGGTGCGCCGCAGCGACTACTGCATGTTTATGGACCGACAGAGAATACAACATTTACTTCCTGGTACTTGGTGCAGGATGTTCCCGAAGACGCTACAACTATTGCTATTGGTCGTCCAATTGCTAATACCCAAGTTTATATCTTAGATAAAAATCTCCAGCCCGTAACTGTAGGTGTACCAGGAGAGTTACACATTGGTGGTGCTGGATTAGCACAAGGCTATTTTAATCGTCCTGAAACTACTGCCGAAAAATTTATTGAAATTGAATTATTTAATAAAGTTGAACGCCTCTACAAAACTGGGGATTTAGTACGCTATTTACCAGATGGCAACATTGAATACGTAGGACGCATTGACAATCAAGTAAAAATTCGGGGTTTTCGCATCGAATTAGGCGAAATCGAAACAGTTGTGAGTCAATATCCCCATGTGCAGGCATCTTGTGTTATCGCCCGCGAAGATACTCCTGGGGACAAACGCCTAGTCGCTTACATTGTGCCTCAAAAAGAGCAGACTTGTACTTCGACTTCGCTCAGTACACTTACAGTTAGCGAACTGCGTAGCTTCCTGAAGCAAAAGTTACCAGAGTATATGGTGCCAAGTGCAATAGTGATCCTAGAAGCTCTACCGCTTACTCCCAACGGCAAAGTAGATCGCCACGCCTTACCAGTACCCGATTTCTACAGTGAAGTAGCAGACAAATATGTAGCTCCGCGTACCTCTATTGAAAAAACGTTGGCACAAATTTGGGCGCAAGTGCTAAAAGTAGAGCAAGTAGGCATTCACGATAATTTTTTTGAACTAGGGGGACATTCCCTACTCGCTATCCAAGTCCTGTCAGAGATCAACTCAGCTTTTGGACTTGACCTATCTATACAGATAATGTTTGAGTCTCCCACAGTAGCTGGGATAGCAGCGTACATAGAAGTAGTGGATTTGGTAACACAAAATTTATCAATTAAAGAAGTCGGTAGTGAGGTAGTGGAGTTTTGA
- a CDS encoding SDR family NAD(P)-dependent oxidoreductase, which yields MQLENSNQLLVNFSQKSFTDKEIEVAIRASLTINDCVVIERQTKKRTHELVAYVVPSGLFVPEQLLSHLQTILPTELIPTAFVPVSTIPLTDAGQVDEVTLASLEVIDSDLMRRIEEQLESLSEIERVAVVVEPHVKRIPPVHLEDLLLENHALASEDNQQKVQAIIPSEKVENQNSDSSQKLAISHGELQQSFQNTPKTLKEVLQRAAQSLTKGIIYVQADDTEKVQSYRELWQDAQRILAGLRNLGLKPQDKVIFQLEDNQDFICAFWGCVLGGFVPVPISIASTYEPTNSIASKLQNTWQMLGKPLVLTSASLASNIDDLSKLLNLKNFQLATIDKLREYEADFNLYQSQPEDLAILFLTSGSTGIPKCVMLNHHNILSMTAGLVLMGNFSSQESVLNWMPLDHVGALVSLSIMAVSLGCQQIHAPTSLIVQNPLKWLDLIDKHQATISWAPNFAFSLICDRAFDISCKNWDLSSIKFVINAGEPIVTKTARNFLKLLKGYGFQTNAIHPAFGMCETSSGITYSDSFSLEYSSDDTSFVELGLPIAGASLRIVDEHEQIVIEGKIGRLQVKGASVTSGYYQNPQANQEAFSPDGWFNTGDLGFLHQGRLTITGRQKDVIIINGLNYYSHEIEAAVEEVKGVEVSYTAACAVKEPGINIDKLAIFFNTSLSVDTSLVALLQEIRTSVINKVGINPDYLIPVAQEVVPKTAIGKIQRSQLSQRFKRNEFKSIIKRIDILLGNTNTVPNWFYRQVWKPKSPITFSSSLIVINPTLVFLDSFGLGTYLCQILSEQNLPYITVSAGEDFKKINHSSYTITPEKPKEYQLLIESLAADNIIIGQILHLWTYDQYIGEVENQKALEQAQEHGIYSLLFLVQALAKVQGSDNSIQLLFISSHIQSICSDDPTAYEKSAVLGLLKTIPQELPWLNCRHIDLPFAEVKTNGAYILQEMQVSSKEREVAYRNGQRFIPRLEKVEFTSKQKSSIPFKQGGTYLITGGLGGIGIEIAQYLLKNYQARLVLVGRTAIPEKSTWNTYLEKEDSIAQRLKAYQKLERLQGEIIYEAVDICDLKQLQIIVEKAKSRWGKNLDGIIHLAGTFHEQLVLEETQENLAAVLRPKVLGAWALHQLVKDNKGSIFINFSSAHGFFGSTAVSAYAAANSFLDRFSHYQNSNSELASYCMSWSMWDETGMSQGYQMKNLIRSKGFYVMSSSQAISSMLTSLQHQQPHLLIGLDGSNQNIQRWQSSALNLQKLTTYFTASSNEVVQLPDFQVQDCFGTACNYKLVQLPQMPCLENGEIDRVRLIGGINTQEIRERIEPRNEIELKIAQCWQEVMRVPPLSIHDNFFELGGNSLLAGQVISRLREHFSLELSLQRLFKAPTIATLAQSIEAIRGVTQDKSGSIEALEEEYEEVRI from the coding sequence ATGCAGTTAGAGAATTCTAATCAACTTTTAGTCAATTTCAGTCAAAAAAGTTTTACAGATAAGGAAATAGAAGTTGCTATCCGAGCCAGTTTGACTATTAATGATTGTGTAGTAATAGAGAGACAAACAAAAAAAAGAACACACGAGTTAGTTGCTTATGTAGTTCCATCAGGTTTATTTGTACCAGAACAATTGTTGTCTCACCTGCAAACAATTCTGCCTACCGAATTGATACCTACAGCATTCGTACCAGTTTCCACCATACCCTTAACAGATGCAGGGCAGGTAGATGAAGTTACTCTAGCTTCTTTAGAAGTGATTGACTCTGACTTAATGCGTCGCATAGAGGAGCAATTAGAGTCATTGTCAGAAATTGAACGTGTTGCAGTGGTTGTTGAACCCCACGTTAAAAGAATTCCTCCCGTACATTTAGAAGATTTACTACTCGAAAATCACGCACTCGCCTCTGAAGATAACCAGCAAAAAGTACAAGCAATTATACCTAGTGAAAAGGTAGAAAATCAAAACTCTGACTCGTCACAAAAGCTAGCTATTAGTCACGGAGAATTACAACAATCCTTCCAAAACACTCCCAAAACTTTAAAAGAAGTACTGCAACGTGCTGCTCAAAGTTTAACTAAAGGTATCATCTACGTTCAAGCTGATGATACTGAAAAAGTTCAATCTTATCGGGAATTATGGCAGGATGCTCAACGGATTTTAGCTGGATTGAGAAACCTAGGACTAAAGCCCCAAGACAAAGTCATTTTTCAACTGGAGGATAATCAAGATTTCATTTGTGCTTTTTGGGGTTGCGTGCTGGGGGGCTTTGTTCCAGTGCCAATCTCCATCGCCTCAACTTATGAGCCAACCAACAGTATCGCAAGCAAACTACAAAATACTTGGCAGATGTTGGGTAAACCTCTTGTACTGACGAGCGCTTCTTTAGCTTCCAACATTGATGATTTATCTAAACTTTTAAATTTAAAAAACTTTCAACTTGCAACTATTGATAAGTTGCGTGAGTACGAAGCAGATTTTAATTTATATCAAAGTCAACCAGAGGATTTAGCAATATTGTTTTTGACTTCTGGTAGCACTGGTATACCTAAGTGTGTGATGCTAAATCATCACAATATATTAAGTATGACGGCTGGCTTAGTTTTAATGGGTAACTTCTCCAGTCAGGAAAGCGTTTTAAACTGGATGCCTTTGGATCATGTTGGGGCGCTAGTGTCTCTCAGTATTATGGCTGTTAGCCTTGGTTGCCAACAAATTCATGCGCCTACTAGTTTGATTGTGCAAAATCCGCTCAAGTGGCTAGATTTGATTGACAAACATCAAGCTACGATTAGTTGGGCACCTAATTTTGCCTTTTCCTTAATTTGTGACCGCGCTTTCGATATCAGTTGCAAAAACTGGGATTTATCTTCAATAAAGTTTGTGATTAATGCTGGCGAGCCGATTGTAACTAAAACAGCGAGGAATTTTTTAAAACTGCTCAAAGGTTACGGTTTCCAAACTAATGCTATTCACCCAGCCTTTGGGATGTGTGAAACTTCTTCTGGTATTACTTATTCTGACAGTTTTTCTCTAGAATATTCATCAGATGATACCTCATTTGTAGAACTTGGACTTCCAATTGCTGGTGCTTCACTGCGTATTGTTGATGAACACGAACAAATAGTTATAGAAGGTAAAATTGGGCGTTTACAAGTAAAAGGTGCATCTGTGACTTCTGGTTACTACCAAAATCCACAAGCAAACCAAGAAGCTTTCAGCCCTGATGGTTGGTTTAACACCGGGGATTTAGGATTTCTCCATCAAGGGCGTTTAACTATTACTGGGCGGCAGAAAGATGTCATTATTATCAATGGGTTGAACTACTATTCCCACGAAATCGAAGCCGCTGTTGAAGAAGTTAAAGGAGTAGAAGTTTCTTATACAGCTGCTTGTGCAGTGAAAGAACCCGGAATAAATATTGATAAACTAGCTATATTTTTCAATACTTCCCTCTCTGTTGATACCAGTTTAGTAGCTCTACTTCAGGAAATTCGCACTTCCGTGATCAACAAGGTGGGAATAAATCCAGATTATCTAATTCCAGTAGCTCAAGAAGTTGTTCCTAAAACCGCCATTGGTAAAATCCAACGCTCTCAATTGAGTCAGCGCTTCAAGAGAAACGAGTTTAAATCCATTATTAAACGAATTGATATATTACTGGGTAACACCAATACCGTTCCTAACTGGTTCTACCGTCAAGTATGGAAGCCCAAATCTCCTATTACTTTTAGTTCTTCTTTAATTGTTATTAATCCTACTCTAGTATTTCTAGATTCTTTCGGGTTGGGGACATATTTATGTCAAATCTTGTCAGAGCAGAACCTGCCATACATCACTGTTTCAGCCGGAGAAGATTTCAAAAAAATTAATCACTCAAGCTACACAATCACTCCAGAAAAACCCAAGGAATACCAACTTTTAATCGAATCCCTAGCAGCAGATAACATTATAATTGGTCAAATTCTTCACCTATGGACTTATGACCAGTATATTGGGGAAGTCGAAAATCAAAAAGCTCTCGAACAAGCACAAGAGCATGGAATATACAGTTTATTGTTTTTGGTTCAAGCTCTAGCCAAAGTTCAGGGTTCTGATAATTCTATTCAATTACTATTTATTTCTTCCCATATTCAATCTATTTGCTCAGATGACCCAACAGCCTATGAAAAATCAGCAGTATTAGGGCTATTGAAAACCATTCCTCAAGAATTACCTTGGTTGAACTGTCGCCATATCGATTTGCCTTTCGCTGAAGTGAAAACAAATGGAGCTTATATCTTACAAGAGATGCAAGTTTCCTCAAAAGAACGAGAGGTTGCCTACAGAAATGGGCAGCGTTTCATTCCTCGTCTAGAAAAAGTTGAATTTACCAGCAAACAGAAATCCTCAATTCCTTTTAAGCAAGGAGGAACTTATTTAATTACCGGAGGACTCGGTGGTATAGGTATTGAAATTGCCCAATACCTGCTGAAAAATTACCAAGCAAGACTAGTGTTGGTTGGCAGAACTGCAATACCTGAAAAAAGTACCTGGAATACCTATTTAGAGAAAGAAGATTCTATTGCACAACGCTTGAAAGCATATCAAAAATTAGAACGGCTGCAAGGAGAGATAATTTACGAAGCTGTTGATATTTGTGACTTAAAACAGTTACAGATAATAGTTGAAAAAGCTAAATCCCGATGGGGTAAGAATCTGGATGGGATAATTCATTTAGCCGGAACTTTCCATGAGCAGCTTGTATTGGAAGAGACTCAAGAGAACTTAGCAGCAGTACTGCGTCCCAAGGTGTTGGGTGCTTGGGCATTGCATCAACTGGTGAAAGACAATAAAGGCAGCATTTTCATCAACTTTTCTTCGGCACACGGTTTTTTTGGTAGCACTGCTGTCAGTGCTTATGCTGCTGCCAATAGTTTTCTTGATCGCTTTTCTCATTACCAAAATTCCAACAGTGAATTAGCGAGCTATTGTATGAGTTGGAGTATGTGGGATGAGACAGGGATGAGCCAGGGATATCAGATGAAGAATCTGATCCGTAGCAAAGGTTTTTATGTGATGTCTTCTTCTCAAGCAATATCTTCGATGCTTACGAGCTTACAACATCAACAACCCCATCTATTGATAGGTTTGGATGGCAGTAACCAAAACATTCAACGTTGGCAATCGTCAGCTTTGAATTTACAGAAGTTAACTACCTATTTCACTGCCAGTAGTAACGAGGTTGTTCAATTACCAGACTTTCAGGTTCAAGACTGCTTTGGAACTGCTTGCAACTATAAATTAGTACAACTGCCCCAAATGCCTTGTCTTGAAAACGGCGAAATTGATCGCGTTCGCCTAATTGGGGGAATTAACACTCAAGAAATTAGGGAGCGAATAGAACCACGCAACGAGATAGAGCTCAAAATTGCTCAATGTTGGCAGGAAGTAATGAGAGTGCCACCTTTAAGCATTCACGACAACTTTTTTGAGTTGGGGGGAAATTCCCTGCTAGCTGGTCAAGTGATTTCTCGATTACGCGAACATTTCTCACTAGAATTGTCTTTACAGCGTTTATTTAAAGCGCCTACTATCGCGACTTTAGCCCAAAGTATTGAGGCGATTCGAGGAGTAACTCAGGACAAGAGTGGATCTATTGAGGCACTTGAAGAAGAATATGAAGAGGTAAGGATATGA
- a CDS encoding patatin-like phospholipase family protein, whose amino-acid sequence MINKVETRLVLRFDGQESYIDFGKSDIGGVFAEGSSAFTISGWINPHQLTNKASTYGTRNVFFARSSDRYSDNFEFGISESGNLDLYIDEKVDNVIKTFGNGELSVGQWHFFAIVFNQGQLTIHLDDHEYAGSLTGTFLNKATSSVTLGATLHNNIFFTGQLANISVWNYPCSQTEIQTQRYQPLVGNEEGLVAYWTLNEAEGTTIRDETGNGYDGKLHGNPTWDLAELPFTLAQSSSEGEKQGETASLENTSPLTEIAVLQEDSSTQAMTDLAPVVGDEDQPKEEKETEKKSTNAQTSLTSLPKEGEIKINQTNQSGVLVTIQPQKQAQKLTQEESQETMNTAANSKYKILAIDGGGIRGIIPALILAEIEKRTQKPIFSLFDLIAGTSSGGILALGLTKPRLTPPDLSENLSVAQYSAEELVQIFLEYGCEIFYEPLFERILGQLEDIFVQPKYSSDGREEIFRQYFGDTPLEKSLKEVFVTSYDIEQRIPIFFTNKLDKQETVSRNFRKLCAGFTLTDAALATSATPTYFAPHRIPSYHNSNNFYTLVDGGLVANNPANLAIVEAQISRQDKTQLLNTEDILVVSLGTGSLTSVYPYNDVKNWGLLQWAKPLLNIVLDGGSEVVAGELERLFESNNKETKSYYRFQTFLTPELEEIDNAKLENLRKLEVIAHRLIAEKSQDIDELCSVLSN is encoded by the coding sequence GTGATAAACAAAGTAGAGACCCGATTAGTTCTAAGATTTGATGGTCAGGAGAGTTACATAGATTTTGGTAAGAGTGATATTGGAGGTGTTTTTGCTGAGGGGAGTTCAGCTTTTACGATTTCTGGATGGATTAATCCTCATCAACTAACAAACAAAGCCAGCACTTATGGGACGCGCAATGTTTTTTTTGCCCGTTCTTCAGATAGATACAGTGATAATTTTGAGTTCGGCATAAGTGAGTCAGGAAATCTAGATCTATACATTGATGAGAAAGTTGACAATGTGATCAAAACCTTTGGCAATGGGGAATTAAGTGTCGGACAATGGCACTTCTTTGCTATTGTTTTTAATCAAGGTCAACTAACCATACATCTTGATGACCATGAATATGCTGGCTCTTTAACAGGTACCTTTTTAAACAAAGCAACTAGTTCTGTAACTCTTGGCGCGACTTTACACAACAACATATTTTTCACAGGTCAATTAGCTAACATTAGCGTCTGGAATTACCCCTGTTCCCAAACAGAAATTCAAACGCAACGCTATCAGCCTCTAGTTGGAAATGAAGAAGGATTAGTAGCTTACTGGACATTAAATGAAGCAGAAGGGACAACTATCCGAGACGAAACTGGAAATGGCTATGATGGAAAGCTGCATGGTAATCCCACTTGGGATTTAGCAGAACTTCCATTTACGCTTGCACAGTCCTCCAGTGAAGGCGAGAAACAAGGTGAAACGGCAAGTCTAGAGAACACTTCCCCTCTAACAGAAATTGCAGTACTACAGGAAGATTCCTCCACTCAAGCGATGACTGATTTAGCGCCAGTGGTAGGGGATGAGGATCAACCAAAGGAAGAAAAAGAGACAGAGAAAAAATCTACTAACGCCCAAACCTCTCTAACCTCCTTGCCAAAAGAGGGGGAAATCAAAATAAACCAAACGAATCAAAGCGGAGTTTTAGTCACTATTCAACCGCAGAAACAAGCACAAAAATTAACTCAGGAAGAATCTCAAGAAACCATGAATACGGCAGCGAATTCCAAATATAAAATACTTGCCATTGATGGAGGCGGTATTCGAGGCATTATTCCAGCACTCATACTGGCAGAAATTGAAAAGCGGACACAAAAGCCAATTTTTAGTTTGTTTGATTTAATTGCTGGCACTTCAAGCGGAGGAATTCTTGCACTCGGACTAACTAAACCTCGATTAACTCCACCAGATCTATCTGAAAACTTGTCAGTCGCCCAATACAGTGCAGAGGAACTTGTACAAATCTTTCTTGAATATGGATGTGAAATCTTTTACGAGCCATTATTTGAAAGAATACTCGGTCAGCTAGAGGATATATTTGTCCAGCCAAAATATTCTTCTGACGGCAGAGAGGAAATTTTCCGGCAATATTTTGGAGACACTCCTTTAGAAAAAAGTTTGAAAGAAGTTTTCGTCACTAGCTACGATATTGAGCAGCGAATTCCTATATTTTTTACAAATAAGCTGGACAAACAAGAGACAGTATCTCGAAACTTTCGCAAGTTATGCGCAGGTTTTACCCTTACAGACGCGGCACTAGCGACTAGCGCTACTCCCACTTATTTTGCTCCCCATCGTATTCCTAGTTATCATAATTCCAATAACTTCTATACTTTAGTTGATGGAGGATTAGTAGCTAATAATCCAGCAAATTTGGCGATTGTGGAAGCACAAATTAGTAGACAAGACAAAACACAACTCCTCAATACAGAGGATATTTTAGTCGTTTCCTTAGGTACAGGTTCCCTGACGAGTGTTTACCCTTATAACGATGTCAAGAATTGGGGACTTTTGCAATGGGCAAAACCGCTTTTAAATATTGTTTTGGACGGTGGTAGTGAAGTAGTAGCCGGAGAATTAGAACGATTATTTGAGTCTAATAACAAGGAAACGAAAAGTTATTATCGCTTCCAAACATTTTTAACTCCTGAATTGGAAGAAATAGATAATGCAAAACTGGAGAATCTCCGGAAGCTAGAAGTTATAGCCCATCGATTGATTGCCGAAAAGAGCCAAGACATCGATGAGTTGTGTAGTGTTTTATCAAACTAA
- the leuB gene encoding 3-isopropylmalate dehydrogenase, which produces MGSLNKPSYRIVAIPGEGIGPEVVEACLEILQHVAKLEGFTLQVDYGWLGAAAKEQFGTYFPQATAQLCDGSDGIVFGATSVGGLLELRKHFDFFCNLRPIRIVNSLLHKSSLRPEKVQGLDMLIVRELVSGIYFGPAGRSCDDNGAYGYHTMRYYDEEIRRIARKALQQAQQRRGLLTVAHKENALPHLPWTRLVQEEATQFPGVIVEPMLVDNLAMQMVLNPQRFDVILAGNMFGDILSDIGGALVGSIGLLGSASLNADGFGLYEAIHGTAPDIAGKGIANPLGTLAACILMLQQWGKVGAAQRIIAAQDRILAKGYRTADLSPEGAEISVKTETLVDLLLEELSTVQHSELGVLHESCK; this is translated from the coding sequence ATGGGGTCTTTAAATAAGCCGTCTTATCGGATCGTCGCCATTCCTGGGGAAGGGATTGGACCAGAAGTTGTGGAAGCTTGCTTAGAAATTCTGCAACACGTTGCTAAACTTGAAGGATTTACTTTGCAGGTAGACTATGGTTGGCTTGGTGCAGCAGCTAAAGAGCAATTTGGTACTTACTTCCCTCAAGCTACTGCCCAACTATGCGATGGATCTGATGGAATTGTATTTGGCGCGACAAGTGTTGGAGGACTGCTAGAACTGCGAAAGCACTTCGACTTTTTTTGCAATCTTCGCCCGATTCGTATTGTTAACAGTCTGCTACATAAATCTAGCCTCCGACCAGAGAAAGTTCAAGGACTCGATATGCTAATCGTTCGAGAACTGGTCAGTGGGATTTATTTTGGACCAGCTGGACGGTCTTGCGATGATAACGGAGCTTATGGCTATCATACCATGCGCTATTATGATGAAGAGATTCGGCGAATTGCTCGCAAAGCCTTACAGCAAGCCCAACAACGACGAGGATTACTCACCGTAGCCCACAAAGAAAACGCCTTACCCCACTTGCCCTGGACTCGTCTAGTGCAAGAGGAAGCTACACAGTTTCCAGGTGTTATCGTGGAGCCAATGCTGGTGGATAACTTAGCTATGCAAATGGTTCTAAATCCTCAGAGATTTGATGTGATTTTGGCGGGCAATATGTTTGGAGATATTCTGAGCGATATTGGCGGTGCCTTAGTTGGCTCTATCGGCTTATTAGGATCAGCCAGTCTGAATGCTGATGGATTTGGGCTGTACGAAGCGATTCACGGCACAGCCCCAGACATTGCTGGCAAAGGAATTGCGAATCCTCTCGGAACTCTCGCAGCGTGTATTTTAATGCTTCAGCAATGGGGAAAAGTGGGGGCTGCCCAACGGATTATTGCAGCACAAGACCGAATTTTAGCTAAAGGATATCGAACAGCTGATTTGTCTCCCGAAGGAGCAGAAATTTCTGTCAAGACTGAAACCTTAGTTGACCTTTTGCTCGAAGAACTTTCCACCGTGCAACATTCTGAATTAGGAGTACTTCATGAGTCATGCAAATAA